The following coding sequences lie in one Hydrogenophaga sp. PBL-H3 genomic window:
- a CDS encoding D-alanine--D-alanine ligase, with the protein MNTKDNAVIDPKALGKVAVLMGGRSAEREVSLMSGTGVLAALKSKGVDAHAFDPAERGLDELKREGFTRCFIALHGRFGEDGTVQGALELLGIPYTGPGVMASSVAMDKLMTKRIWLAEGLATPAWRQVHSAEQTVAAYRALGSPMIVKPVREGSTIGLTKVTTEAQCAAAYELAAKQDPLVMCEQFISGDEVTCPVLGTGAGARALPVIRIVAPDGNYDYQNKYFTDDTKYLVPCGLPDGEEAVIQALVLKAFRTLDCRGWARADVMIDAATRTPYLLEINTSPGMTGHSLVPMSARATGLSYEDLCVAVLATAALDNPA; encoded by the coding sequence ATGAACACAAAGGACAACGCAGTGATCGATCCGAAGGCGCTGGGCAAGGTGGCGGTCTTGATGGGCGGGCGTTCGGCCGAGCGCGAGGTCTCGCTGATGTCGGGCACCGGCGTATTGGCCGCGCTGAAGTCCAAGGGCGTCGATGCCCACGCCTTCGACCCGGCCGAGCGCGGCCTGGACGAACTCAAACGCGAAGGCTTCACCCGCTGCTTCATCGCGCTGCACGGCCGCTTCGGTGAAGACGGCACGGTGCAGGGCGCGCTGGAGTTGCTGGGCATCCCCTACACCGGCCCCGGTGTAATGGCATCAAGCGTGGCGATGGACAAGCTCATGACCAAGCGCATCTGGCTGGCCGAGGGCCTGGCCACACCAGCCTGGCGCCAGGTGCACAGCGCCGAGCAGACCGTGGCCGCTTACCGCGCCCTGGGCTCGCCCATGATCGTCAAGCCCGTGCGCGAGGGCTCCACCATCGGCCTGACCAAGGTCACCACCGAGGCGCAGTGCGCAGCCGCCTACGAGCTGGCCGCCAAGCAGGACCCGCTGGTCATGTGTGAGCAGTTCATCTCGGGCGATGAAGTCACTTGCCCAGTGCTTGGCACAGGGGCGGGCGCCCGCGCGCTGCCCGTGATCCGCATCGTCGCGCCCGACGGCAACTACGACTACCAGAACAAATACTTCACCGACGACACCAAGTACCTCGTGCCCTGCGGCTTGCCCGACGGCGAAGAGGCGGTGATCCAGGCGCTGGTGCTCAAAGCCTTCCGTACGCTGGACTGCCGTGGCTGGGCGCGCGCCGACGTGATGATCGACGCGGCCACGCGCACGCCGTACCTGCTGGAGATCAACACCTCGCCCGGCATGACTGGCCACTCGCTGGTGCCGATGTCGGCCCGCGCGACCGGCCTGTCGTATGAAGACCTGTGCGTGGCTGTGCTCGCCACCGCCGCGCTGGACAACCCGGCCTGA
- a CDS encoding cell division protein FtsQ/DivIB: MATTPIPLDVKLMTALTHALVVLFAVLCLGALGTWLVRHPVWTVKAITVQGDVVHQNAVSFRAQLATQMKTRLSSSFLTVDLQQVRELFEAVPWVRQAVVQREFPNRLRVTLREHQAVAWWGESGSGRLVNELGEVFEASPDDSDNLPELAGPLQQSAQVWALYQRLQAELAPLNLGLERLELTERGSWRAQLDNGAQVELGRGTPDELLARTHRLKATLSQLTERYAGALQSIDLRYPNGYALRLRGVTTVNDIAPTATQPTR; this comes from the coding sequence ATGGCCACCACCCCCATACCCCTGGACGTCAAGCTCATGACCGCGCTCACGCACGCGCTGGTCGTGCTGTTTGCCGTGCTGTGCCTGGGCGCGCTGGGTACCTGGCTGGTGCGCCACCCGGTGTGGACGGTGAAAGCCATCACCGTGCAGGGCGATGTGGTGCACCAGAACGCGGTGAGCTTTCGCGCCCAGCTGGCCACGCAGATGAAGACCCGGCTCTCAAGCAGCTTCCTCACGGTCGACCTGCAGCAGGTGCGCGAGCTGTTCGAGGCCGTGCCGTGGGTGCGGCAGGCCGTGGTGCAACGCGAGTTTCCCAACCGCTTGCGCGTGACCTTGCGCGAGCACCAGGCCGTGGCCTGGTGGGGCGAGTCGGGTTCTGGCCGCTTGGTGAACGAACTCGGCGAGGTCTTTGAAGCCAGCCCCGACGACAGCGACAACCTGCCCGAACTCGCTGGACCACTCCAGCAGTCGGCCCAGGTGTGGGCGCTGTACCAGCGCCTGCAAGCCGAACTCGCGCCGCTCAACCTCGGCCTGGAGCGGCTCGAACTCACCGAGCGCGGCAGCTGGCGCGCCCAGCTGGACAACGGCGCGCAGGTCGAGCTCGGCCGGGGCACTCCCGACGAGCTGCTGGCGCGCACGCACCGTCTCAAGGCCACGCTGTCCCAGCTCACCGAGCGTTACGCCGGTGCGCTGCAGTCGATCGATCTGCGCTACCCCAATGGTTACGCCCTGCGCCTGCGCGGCGTGACCACCGTCAACGACATCGCTCCCACCGCAACGCAACCCACACGGTAA
- the ftsA gene encoding cell division protein FtsA, whose protein sequence is MAKEYKDLVVGLDIGTAKIMVVVAEVQPNGELKLAGLGVAASHGLKRGVVVNIDATVQSIQQALKEAELMADCRIARVYTGITGSHIRGINSSGMVAIKDREVTATDVARVIETAKAINISTDQRLLLVEPQEFVIDGQEVKEPIGMSGIRLEAKVHIVTGAQSAAENIIKCVRRCGLEVDQLMLNPLASSQAVLTDDEKELGVALVDIGAGTTDVAIFSGGAIRHTAVIPIAGDLITSDIAMALRTPTKDAEDIKVESGCAKQLLADPDTQVEVPGLGDRAPRMLSRQALAGVIEPRVEEIFSLVQQVLRDSGHEEMLSSGIVLTGGSAVMPGMVELGEDIFLKPVRRGIPNYASALSDMVAQTRAATVMGLLEEARLARVRGHKVSQKAGSVQGALERMKNWFVGTF, encoded by the coding sequence ATGGCCAAGGAATACAAGGATTTGGTGGTCGGACTCGACATAGGCACCGCCAAGATCATGGTGGTGGTCGCCGAGGTCCAGCCCAACGGCGAACTCAAGCTCGCGGGCCTGGGTGTGGCCGCCAGCCATGGCCTCAAGCGCGGCGTGGTGGTCAATATCGACGCCACCGTGCAGAGCATCCAGCAGGCTCTCAAGGAGGCCGAGCTGATGGCCGACTGCCGCATCGCCCGCGTCTACACCGGCATCACCGGCAGCCACATCCGGGGCATCAACTCCAGCGGCATGGTCGCCATCAAGGACCGCGAAGTCACCGCCACCGACGTGGCGCGCGTGATCGAGACCGCCAAGGCTATCAACATCTCGACCGACCAGCGCCTGCTGCTGGTGGAGCCACAAGAGTTCGTGATCGACGGCCAGGAAGTGAAAGAGCCGATCGGCATGAGCGGTATCCGCCTGGAGGCCAAGGTGCACATCGTCACCGGTGCGCAGAGCGCGGCGGAAAACATCATCAAGTGCGTGCGTCGCTGCGGGCTGGAGGTGGACCAGCTCATGCTCAACCCACTGGCCAGCAGCCAGGCGGTGCTGACCGACGACGAAAAAGAACTCGGCGTGGCGCTGGTCGACATCGGCGCCGGCACCACCGACGTGGCGATCTTCTCGGGCGGCGCGATCCGCCACACCGCGGTGATCCCGATCGCTGGCGACCTCATCACCAGCGACATCGCCATGGCGCTGCGCACGCCCACGAAAGACGCCGAAGACATCAAGGTGGAGAGCGGGTGTGCGAAGCAGCTGCTGGCCGACCCAGACACACAGGTCGAGGTACCCGGCCTGGGTGATCGCGCGCCGCGCATGCTGAGCCGCCAGGCGCTCGCTGGTGTGATCGAGCCGCGTGTGGAAGAAATTTTTTCGCTGGTGCAGCAGGTGCTGCGCGATTCGGGCCACGAGGAAATGCTGTCCTCGGGCATCGTGCTCACGGGCGGCAGCGCGGTCATGCCCGGCATGGTTGAGCTTGGTGAAGACATCTTTCTCAAACCCGTGCGCCGTGGCATCCCGAACTACGCCAGCGCACTGTCGGACATGGTGGCGCAGACGCGTGCGGCCACGGTGATGGGCCTGCTCGAAGAGGCGCGCCTGGCGCGCGTTCGCGGGCACAAGGTGTCGCAAAAAGCGGGTTCCGTGCAGGGTGCACTGGAACGCATGAAAAACTGGTTTGTGGGGACGTTCTGA
- the ftsZ gene encoding cell division protein FtsZ: MSIEMIEVEEFNLGTQIKVIGVGGGGGNAVEHMIARSVQGVEFICANTDAQSLQRSAAHKTIQLGTTGLGAGSKPDKGRDAAEVAVESIREAIAGAHMLFITAGMGGGTGTGAAPVIARVAKEMGILTVGVVTKPFDWEGGRRMTNADHGLAELEANVDSLIVVLNEKLLEVLGDDVTQDEAFAHANDVLKNAVGGIAEIINEYGNVNVDFEDVRTVMGEPGKAMMGTAVAAGPDRARIAAEQAVACPLLEGIDLSGAKGVLVLVTAAKGSLKLSESKLAMNTIRAYASSEAHVIYGAAYDDSLGDEMRVTVVATGLSRQGVRRTAPPLQVLRTGTDNVPFNVPTVSTAVGGPGATQPDYNSMAVPSVWRTNRTQAAAKVDALASGGMDDFEIPAFLRKQAD; this comes from the coding sequence ATGAGCATCGAAATGATTGAAGTCGAAGAATTCAACCTCGGCACCCAGATCAAGGTCATCGGCGTCGGCGGTGGCGGCGGCAACGCGGTCGAGCACATGATCGCGCGCAGCGTGCAGGGCGTGGAATTCATCTGCGCCAACACCGATGCGCAATCGCTCCAGCGCAGCGCCGCGCACAAGACCATCCAGCTCGGCACCACGGGTCTGGGCGCCGGCAGCAAGCCCGACAAGGGCCGCGACGCCGCTGAAGTGGCGGTGGAGTCGATCCGTGAAGCCATTGCCGGCGCGCACATGCTCTTCATCACGGCCGGCATGGGCGGCGGCACCGGCACCGGCGCTGCACCCGTGATCGCCCGCGTGGCCAAGGAAATGGGCATCCTCACCGTGGGTGTGGTCACCAAGCCGTTCGACTGGGAAGGCGGTCGCCGCATGACCAACGCCGACCACGGCCTGGCCGAACTCGAAGCCAATGTGGACTCGCTGATCGTGGTGCTCAACGAGAAGCTGCTTGAGGTGCTGGGCGACGACGTGACGCAGGACGAGGCCTTTGCCCACGCCAACGACGTGCTGAAAAACGCCGTGGGTGGCATTGCCGAGATCATCAACGAGTACGGCAACGTGAACGTCGACTTTGAAGACGTGCGCACGGTGATGGGTGAGCCCGGCAAGGCCATGATGGGCACGGCCGTGGCCGCTGGCCCCGACCGCGCGCGCATCGCTGCCGAGCAGGCCGTGGCCTGCCCGCTGCTGGAAGGCATCGACCTCTCGGGCGCCAAGGGCGTGCTGGTGCTGGTCACGGCGGCCAAGGGTTCGCTCAAGCTGTCGGAGTCCAAGCTGGCGATGAACACGATCCGTGCTTACGCGTCTTCCGAGGCGCACGTGATCTACGGTGCGGCTTACGACGACAGCCTGGGCGACGAGATGCGTGTGACCGTGGTGGCCACGGGTCTGTCGCGCCAGGGTGTGCGCCGCACGGCGCCTCCGCTGCAGGTGCTGCGCACCGGCACCGACAACGTGCCGTTCAATGTGCCGACGGTGAGCACCGCCGTGGGTGGTCCGGGCGCGACCCAGCCGGATTACAACTCCATGGCCGTGCCCAGTGTGTGGCGCACCAACCGCACCCAGGCTGCGGCCAAGGTGGACGCGTTGGCGTCGGGTGGCATGGACGATTTCGAAATCCCTGCTTTCTTGCGCAAACAGGCGGATTGA
- the lpxC gene encoding UDP-3-O-acyl-N-acetylglucosamine deacetylase → MLAQRTLKSLTKAVGVGLHSGQRVELTLRPAAPDTGIVFRRVDLPEPVEIVVNATAVTDTRLASTISNGNVKVHTIEHLMSACAGLGLDNLYVDITAEEVPILDGSSASFVYLLQSAGIVMQKAPKRFIRVTKPVEVREGEGKNVKWARLDPFHGYKLAFEIEFDHPAVNSTGQRVEFDFGSGQYAREIARARTFGFTKDVEAMRSHGLALGGGLDNAIVMDDVKVLNADGLRYQDEFVKHKILDAMGDLYIVGKPLLAAYSAFRSGHAMNNQLLRALLARTDAWELVSFEQEREAPQGFAQLAPAW, encoded by the coding sequence ATGCTCGCGCAACGCACCCTCAAATCCCTGACCAAAGCGGTGGGCGTTGGCCTGCACAGCGGTCAGCGCGTGGAGCTCACCCTGCGCCCCGCCGCGCCCGACACCGGCATCGTGTTCCGCCGCGTCGATCTGCCCGAACCGGTGGAGATTGTGGTCAACGCCACCGCCGTGACCGACACGCGCCTGGCTTCCACCATCTCCAACGGGAATGTGAAGGTGCACACCATCGAGCACCTCATGAGCGCTTGCGCCGGCCTGGGGCTGGACAACCTGTACGTGGACATCACGGCCGAAGAAGTGCCCATCCTCGATGGCTCCTCGGCCTCGTTCGTCTACCTGCTGCAAAGCGCCGGCATCGTGATGCAGAAGGCGCCCAAGCGCTTCATCCGCGTCACCAAACCCGTGGAGGTGCGCGAAGGCGAAGGCAAGAACGTCAAGTGGGCGCGGCTCGATCCGTTCCATGGCTACAAGCTCGCCTTCGAAATCGAGTTTGACCACCCGGCGGTGAACTCCACCGGCCAGCGCGTGGAGTTCGACTTCGGCAGCGGCCAGTACGCGCGCGAGATCGCTCGCGCCCGCACTTTCGGTTTCACCAAGGACGTGGAAGCCATGCGCTCGCACGGCCTCGCTCTGGGTGGCGGGCTCGACAACGCCATCGTGATGGACGACGTGAAGGTGCTCAACGCCGACGGCTTGCGCTACCAGGACGAGTTCGTCAAGCACAAGATCCTGGACGCCATGGGCGACCTCTACATCGTGGGCAAGCCGCTGCTGGCGGCCTACAGCGCGTTTCGCAGCGGCCACGCCATGAACAACCAGTTGCTGCGCGCCCTGCTGGCGCGCACCGACGCCTGGGAACTCGTGAGCTTCGAGCAGGAGCGCGAAGCGCCGCAGGGCTTCGCGCAACTGGCACCGGCCTGGTAA
- a CDS encoding response regulator transcription factor, whose amino-acid sequence MSEPLKPVALVVEDDEHIAHLLRFMLEREKYTVHLARDGREGQAFIQSQPVPTIVLFDVMLPFVDGFELVRLARAQPGWDTVPVVMLTAKTQERDIVRALDAGATDYILKPFQPNELLARLRRFTRARP is encoded by the coding sequence GTGAGTGAGCCTTTGAAACCCGTGGCCCTGGTGGTGGAAGACGACGAGCACATCGCCCACCTGCTGCGCTTCATGCTGGAGCGTGAAAAGTACACCGTGCACCTGGCCCGCGACGGCCGCGAGGGTCAGGCCTTCATCCAGTCGCAGCCGGTGCCCACCATTGTGCTGTTCGACGTGATGCTGCCGTTTGTGGATGGTTTCGAGCTGGTGCGGCTGGCGCGAGCCCAGCCCGGGTGGGACACCGTGCCGGTGGTGATGCTCACGGCCAAGACGCAGGAGCGCGACATCGTGCGTGCGCTGGACGCCGGTGCGACCGACTACATCCTCAAGCCCTTCCAGCCCAACGAGTTGCTGGCCCGCCTGCGGCGCTTCACCCGGGCACGGCCATGA
- a CDS encoding YaiO family outer membrane beta-barrel protein — protein sequence MSPRIFSTLICVAATALPAAAQADGGQRLILSTELSDLDRGNRDWSEVSLRYVRLGAPRQSTELAVTGTSRFGLKDSQIDVAHTTPLSPSLVASVQASHSPTARVLPGYSVGASLQYEFAPAWLVHGGFRHTHYDSTDVNRLSFMLERYIGNFSASVAWSPVRALGTRSDLVELRGTWYHSEGGSIGLIASRGDEATQLGGGVIALADVRSLALVGRHRLGPDYGLNYALSRTRQGSFYTRTGLSLGVQRDF from the coding sequence ATGAGCCCACGTATCTTCTCCACCCTCATCTGCGTCGCTGCCACCGCTCTGCCCGCTGCGGCGCAGGCCGACGGCGGACAGCGCCTGATCCTGAGCACCGAGCTCAGCGACCTGGACCGGGGCAACCGCGACTGGAGCGAGGTGTCCTTGCGCTATGTGCGTCTGGGTGCACCGCGCCAGAGCACCGAACTGGCCGTGACCGGCACCTCGCGCTTCGGCTTGAAGGACTCGCAGATCGACGTGGCCCACACCACGCCGCTGTCGCCCTCGCTGGTGGCTTCGGTGCAGGCCAGCCACAGTCCCACCGCCCGTGTGCTGCCCGGCTACAGCGTGGGCGCCAGCCTGCAATACGAGTTCGCACCCGCTTGGCTGGTGCATGGCGGATTTCGGCACACCCACTACGACAGCACCGATGTCAACCGCCTGAGCTTCATGCTGGAGCGCTACATCGGCAACTTCAGCGCCTCGGTGGCGTGGTCACCGGTGCGCGCACTGGGCACGCGCAGCGATCTGGTCGAGCTGCGCGGCACCTGGTACCACAGCGAGGGCGGATCGATTGGCCTGATCGCCAGCCGCGGCGACGAGGCCACCCAATTGGGTGGCGGCGTGATCGCGCTGGCCGACGTGCGTTCGCTGGCGCTGGTGGGGCGCCACCGGCTGGGGCCGGACTACGGCCTGAACTATGCGCTGAGCCGCACGCGCCAGGGCAGCTTCTACACGCGCACGGGTCTCAGCCTCGGTGTTCAGCGAGACTTCTGA
- a CDS encoding HEAT repeat domain-containing protein, with product MFSETSDPYLLAALWAGTVALALTVALAVVIVVLRLNLQRQERRWSAFVERWRPLLLAMMMEPDEPPTLPALARTERTLFLRLWVYLHESVRGAAAEQLNQAARVLQIDRTARRLLVRGSRAERLQAVLALGYLRDEPAWKALLKLARRADGLVSVNAARALIQIDAFKGAETLMPLILARRDWDVSRVAAFLVEARDAFWLHLVRQLPSMPPRDLPRALRLADALRLKLPAGAVRVLLQGNQTSVVVQVALRLVANGELLDEIRACLRHPDWRVREQAAQQLAQQATPTDTPALVQLLDDPRWNVRMGAAQALAQLPFLSDEQLAALARPGDAGETVVRHVLAERAWT from the coding sequence GTGTTCAGCGAGACTTCTGACCCCTACCTGCTCGCGGCCCTGTGGGCCGGCACCGTCGCGCTGGCCCTGACCGTGGCCCTGGCGGTGGTGATCGTGGTGTTGCGGCTCAACCTGCAGCGCCAGGAACGGCGCTGGAGCGCCTTCGTCGAGCGTTGGCGCCCGCTGCTGCTGGCCATGATGATGGAGCCCGACGAGCCGCCCACGCTGCCCGCCCTGGCCCGAACCGAACGCACGCTGTTCCTGCGCCTGTGGGTCTATCTGCACGAGTCGGTGCGTGGTGCGGCGGCCGAGCAGCTCAACCAGGCCGCGCGGGTGCTGCAGATCGACCGCACCGCGCGCCGACTGCTGGTGCGTGGCTCGCGCGCCGAGCGTCTGCAGGCGGTGCTGGCGCTCGGCTATCTGCGTGACGAGCCGGCCTGGAAAGCCTTGCTGAAGCTGGCGCGGCGCGCCGACGGCCTGGTCTCGGTGAACGCGGCACGCGCGCTGATCCAGATCGACGCGTTCAAGGGAGCCGAGACGCTGATGCCGCTGATCCTCGCCCGGCGCGACTGGGACGTGAGCCGCGTGGCGGCCTTTCTGGTGGAAGCGCGCGATGCCTTCTGGCTGCATCTGGTGCGCCAGTTGCCGTCCATGCCGCCGCGCGACCTGCCGCGTGCGCTGCGCCTGGCCGACGCCTTGCGGCTGAAGCTGCCCGCTGGCGCCGTACGCGTGCTGCTGCAGGGCAACCAGACCTCGGTCGTGGTGCAGGTGGCCCTGCGGCTGGTGGCCAATGGTGAACTGCTCGACGAGATTCGAGCCTGCCTGCGGCACCCCGACTGGCGGGTGCGCGAGCAGGCCGCTCAGCAGTTGGCGCAGCAGGCCACGCCGACCGACACACCGGCCCTGGTCCAACTGCTCGACGACCCGCGCTGGAACGTGCGAATGGGCGCGGCGCAGGCGCTGGCCCAGCTGCCGTTTCTGAGCGACGAACAACTCGCCGCCCTGGCGCGACCGGGCGATGCCGGTGAGACCGTGGTGCGCCACGTGCTGGCAGAAAGGGCCTGGACATGA
- a CDS encoding glycosyltransferase family 2 protein, whose amino-acid sequence MNTAVQWITWFVLGYFVLLNLGYLALNLLSMGSLYRGLQEKVLDELPQVFTGLDPAISLLVPAYNEEASMADSLRSMLQLAYSNFEIIVINDGSKDGTLDVLKREFELEVFPEAVNERLPTQPVRAYYRSRLHANLRVIDKDNGGKADSLNAGINLSRHNLFCGVDADSILERDSLQRVVKPFLRDPTVVATGGTVRVANGCVIEGGFMTQVNLPSNPWALFQVVEYLRAFLFGRLGWSRLNAMLIISGAFGLFRKDVVIAAGGYRVKTIGEDMELVVRIHRHLRAQGTPYRIEFVPDPVCWTEAPEDLQTLRNQRIRWQRGLSESLSGHAGLMFSRRGGAPGWLAYPFMVAFEWLGPIVELGGYVFMAVAYALGAISWEAFAVFLFVAVGLGILLSVSGLLLEEMAFHLYPRMGQLALLALVIVAENLGYRQINSWWRLVGLYRWATQREAKWGEMKRKGLKART is encoded by the coding sequence ATGAACACCGCGGTGCAGTGGATCACCTGGTTCGTGCTGGGCTACTTTGTGCTGCTCAACCTGGGTTACCTCGCGCTCAACCTGCTTTCCATGGGCAGCCTTTATCGAGGCTTGCAGGAAAAGGTGCTTGACGAACTGCCCCAGGTCTTCACCGGGCTGGACCCGGCCATCAGCCTGCTGGTGCCGGCGTACAACGAAGAGGCCTCCATGGCCGACTCGCTGCGCTCCATGCTGCAGCTGGCGTACTCCAACTTCGAGATCATCGTGATCAACGACGGCTCGAAGGACGGCACGCTCGACGTGCTCAAGCGCGAGTTCGAGCTGGAAGTCTTCCCCGAGGCGGTCAACGAGCGCCTGCCCACCCAGCCGGTGCGGGCCTACTACCGATCGCGCCTTCACGCCAACCTGCGCGTGATCGACAAGGACAACGGCGGCAAGGCCGATTCGCTCAACGCCGGCATCAACCTCTCGCGCCACAACCTCTTCTGCGGCGTGGATGCCGACTCGATTCTTGAGCGCGACAGCCTGCAGCGCGTGGTCAAGCCCTTCCTGCGCGACCCCACGGTGGTGGCCACGGGCGGCACGGTGCGCGTGGCCAACGGCTGCGTGATCGAGGGCGGTTTCATGACGCAGGTGAACTTGCCGTCCAACCCCTGGGCGCTGTTCCAGGTGGTGGAGTACCTGCGCGCCTTCCTGTTCGGGCGCCTGGGCTGGTCGCGCCTGAACGCCATGCTCATCATCTCCGGCGCCTTTGGCCTGTTCCGCAAGGACGTGGTGATCGCCGCTGGTGGCTACCGCGTCAAGACCATTGGCGAAGACATGGAGCTGGTGGTGCGCATCCACCGCCACCTGCGGGCGCAGGGCACGCCCTACCGCATCGAGTTCGTGCCCGACCCGGTGTGCTGGACCGAGGCGCCGGAAGACCTTCAGACGCTGCGCAACCAGCGCATCCGCTGGCAGCGTGGCCTCTCCGAGAGCCTGAGTGGTCATGCCGGCCTGATGTTCAGCCGACGCGGCGGTGCGCCGGGCTGGCTGGCCTACCCGTTCATGGTGGCGTTCGAGTGGCTGGGCCCGATCGTGGAGCTCGGTGGCTACGTGTTCATGGCGGTGGCCTACGCGCTGGGCGCCATTTCATGGGAAGCCTTCGCCGTGTTTTTGTTCGTGGCGGTGGGCCTGGGCATCCTGTTGTCGGTCTCGGGCCTGCTGCTCGAAGAAATGGCCTTCCACCTGTATCCGCGCATGGGCCAGCTCGCCCTGCTGGCGCTGGTGATCGTGGCCGAGAACCTGGGCTACCGGCAGATCAACAGCTGGTGGCGCCTGGTGGGTCTGTACCGCTGGGCCACGCAGCGTGAGGCAAAGTGGGGCGAGATGAAGCGCAAGGGCCTGAAGGCGCGCACCTGA